ATATAATTCTACCGGAACGATGCGCAGCCAGCTTTCATATTCGGCGCTCATCTCCGATGGTGTGCAGATTTTCTCGAGCGCATCCAGCACATTCGATTTGAAATCCATCGATTTATCAATCGCGCCATCGATGTTTTTTTCGATTTTTGAACGAAAAAGCTTAATTGCCGGATTGATCAGGTACGTAATCGGGAGGCTTTTTCCGGCAATAGTAACTGTAGGGCTTTCGGTCCAGTCGAGTGATTTGAGTTCCGTTGTCGAATTCACTTTCCAGTTCGACATTTTAATGCTGCTCGATACGGTAACCACCCCATTAAGGTTGATTTCGCGAGTGTCCGTGAGCAGTTTCCCTAAACCGTAGCGGTAATTTACGCTGGCTTTCAATGGAAGTACCGTCTGTATTTTGCCGTTTACATTCTGCAGGGTGATATTTCCGGTCTTCCAGACTTTTACCGTATAATCATCATCATCAATATTATTGTCTTCATAAATCAGTCCGGTGAGCGTCTTGTTCGTCTGGTTTTCGATATCCTTCAGTTTAATCGTCACGGGCAAATCGATAAATGAAGTTTCATTGTCATAAATCAACGGCGTAGCATCGTCCGGCTCAGGCCTCATCGTTTCAATCTTTTTGGTCGAAGCGCATCCGCTCAGTAAAATCAGCAATAAGGCAACATTGAAAAATTTTATACGTTTCATCTTATAAATTTTGCGTAAAAGTAGTCAATTGGATTGATTGGCAAACGGACAAAGATTATATCAGAATAGCGTAACATATTAAAACATATCCAGTCTTACACAATAACAGTATTAACAAATTTTTATAACGTACTGAATTTCTTAATAATTAATATTGCCAAAACAACCTCACCTTATGATTGAAATTACCGATTTGCATAAATCTTATAAAACGGGAAACTCCAGCCTGCATGTTTTAAAAGGCATCAATTTCAATGTCAACGAAGGTGAATTGGTCGCCATTATGGGGTCATCAGGTTCAGGCAAATCTACCTTGCTCAATATCCTAGGCATACTCGACGAAGCTGATTCCGGAAGTTACATCCTCGACGGACTTCCGATCAAAAATCTCAATGAGAAAATAGCATCACGGTACCGAAATCAGTTTCTCGGCTTCGTATTCCAGTCCTTTAACCTGATCAATTATAAAAGCGCGCTCGACAATGTCGCGTTGCCGTTATATTACCAGGGCATAAAAAGCAGGGAACGGTATGAGATTGCGATGGATTACCTCAGGCGCGTCGGACTCGAATCACATTCGCATCATTTGCCATCAGAGCTTTCCGGCGGGCAAAAACAGCGTGTTGCCATAGCCCGTGCACTGGCATCGCACCCGAAAGTATTGCTTGCCGATGAACCAACAGGCGCTTTGGATACCAAAACCTCCTACGAAGTGATGGAGCTGATCCAGGCTATAAACGATGAAGGAAAAACCATCCTTATCGTAACCCATGAGCCCGATATTGCAGCAATGTGCAAAAGGAATGTCGTGTTGAAGGACGGGCAGATCATCGACGATAAAATGGTTGTCCAACAAAGAGTGAAGGCACATGTTTAATATCGAACGCTGGAATGAAATCTTTGAAGCCATCGGCAAGAACAAGCTCAGGACTTTCCTGACGGGGATTTCCGTGGCATCCGGAATTTTTATCTTGGTGATTTTGCTCGGTGTGGGCAAAGGGCTGCAAAATGGCATCGAAAAGCAGTTCGAGCGCGATGCGGCCGGAATCATTGAACTCTGGCCCGGAACGACCACAAAAGAATATAAAGGATTGAATCCAGGCAGGGAAATCCAGCTGCACAGTGGTGACTATGATATGTCCGTGCAAAAATTCGGCAAGGAGCTCGACCTCAAATCCGCGAGTTACAGCAACTGGGGCGTCCAGGTTGCTTATGGAAAGGAAACCGGCAATTATATGTACCGTGGCGTATATCCCGATCACAAAGGCATAGAAAACGTAACGATGGTACAGGGACGGTTCATCAATGAAAATGATATGGTGCATTTTGAAAAATCCGCTGCCATCGGGCAAAAATTGAGCAACGATTTGTTTAAGGGCAAAAATCCATTGGGTGAAATGATTACGATAAATACCATCCCTTATAAGGTTGTCGGCGTGTTTACGGATCCGGCAGGAGAAAGGGAAGAAGCCAGGGTTTATGCGCCTATTACGACATCACAGAAGGTTTTCGGGATCGGCGATAAAATCAGCAACCTTTCCTTTACCCTTAAGAAAGGTGAGGATTATGATGTGGCTTTGGCCGAATCCAAAAAGTTTACCGCTGGATTGAAGCAGATGCTGCAAAGCAAATACAGCGTGGCGCCCGACGATGAAAATGCCATAGGAATCCATAATTCAGTCGAAGATGCAAAGAAAGCTTACAATATCACTTTGTATATCAGGCTGTTTTTTTGGTGGGTTGGGATCTGTACGATTGTGGCCGGAGTCGTTGGCGTCAGCAACATCATGCTGATTATTGTAAAGGAACGTACCAAGGAAATCGGCATCCGCAAAGCGCTCGGCGCACCACCCATATCCATTATCGGGATGATTTTGCATGAATCGATTTTCATAACGACCATCTCAGGTTTTGTCGGATTGCTGATGAGCCTCACATTATTGGAAATCGTCGGCCCGATGGTGGACAGCGAATTTTTCCGAAACCCCGAAGTTGATTTTAATGTAGCCCTGACTACATTATTTTTATTGGTTTTTGCCGGAGCGATAGCTGGATTCTTTCCCGCCTACCGCGCTGCACGCATCAAGCCGATTGTAGCCTTAAGAGACGAATAGTATGTTTGACAAAGACAAATGGAATGAAATTTTACAAGCGCTGAGTGCGAATGTCTTCAGGACGGTGCTCACCGCGTTTGGTGTATTCTGGGGTATTTTCATCCTTGTGATTCTGCTCGCCGCCGGCAAAGGACTGGAAAATGGTGTGATGAAGGACTTTTCAGGCATGTCGACCAATACGGTGTTCCTTTGGACACAAAACACCTCGAAACCATTCAAGGGATTACCCAAAAACCGCAGTTACAATTTCAAAAACAGTGATGTGCAGGCGCTTCGCGAAAACTTTCCTAACCTGATGTACATTTCCCCGAGGAACCAGCTTGGCGGTTATCAGGGTTCGAATAATGTGATCCGCGGCACTAAAACCCAGGCTTATACGGTTTACGGCGATTATCCTGAACTCGCGTACCAGGAATCAAAAGCGATTGTAAAAGGAAGGTTTATCAACTACAATGACATTAACCAAAAGCGGAAAACGGCCGTAATTGGTGAAGGCGTTATTTCAGGATTGTATGATAAGGGCGAAGAAATTTTGGGTTCTTACATCAAGATCAACGGCGTTAATTTTATGGTTGTCGGCGTATACAAATCCAAATCGAATAACGGCAATGCCGAAGAAGAGCAAAAGCAGATTTATGTGCCGTTTACCGCATTCCAGCAGGCTTTCAATTATGGCGATGTCGTCGGGTGGATGACAATTACGGCAAAGGATGGCACGTCAATAACGGATTTGAAAGCGGATATTTTCAGGTTCCTGCGCACGCGCCACGATGTCGATCCGGATGATGAACGTGCTATCGGGAATTTCGATTTGTATGAAGAGTTCAGCAAAATCAACGGGTTATTCGTCATATTGAAGTTTATTGCCTATTTCGTCGGGGTTTTGGTATTGCTTTCCGGCGTGATCGGCATTTCAAATATCATGCTGATTGTGGTAAAAGAGAGAACAAAGGAAATCGGGATCCGCCGCGCCATCGGGGCATCACCGGGGACAATCAGATCACAAATCCTGACAGAATCGATTTTCCTGACCATCCTTGCAGGCATGCTTGGAATAGCCGCCGCGGCAGGGGTTTTGGCCATAATCAATGCGATTTTGGACAATATGGATTCTGAAGGGATGATGTTTGCCAATCCAAGTGTCGACCTCGGTGTCGTATTTTCCGCTTTGATGATATTGGTATTTTCAGGACTACTGGCAGGATTCATCCCAGCACAAATCGCTATCAAAGTAAAACCTGTTGACGCTTTAAGGGCAGAATAAGATAAGAAAACCAGCATAAAACAAACAAAATGAAAAGAAAAGGAGTCACCATTACCATCTTAATCCTGATTGCCGTCGTGTTTTTCGGGGCATTGTATTATTTATACCAGAAAAATTCCGAATCGCCCGTCGTTTATGAAACCGACAAGGCGGAAACCAAAACCATCATCAAAAACACCATAGCCACCGGAAGCATCGTGCCCGACGAAGAGGTACTGATCAAACCCAATATTTCAGGGATTATTGAAGAAATTTATGTCGAAGCCGGCGGTTTCGTAAAAGCCGGCGATATGATCGCCAAAATCCGTGTGGTGCCAAACGTCAACAGCCTGAACAGTACTTACAACCAGGTGTTGAGCGCTAAAAACGATTTGGAGAATCAGGAAAAATCCTTTCAAAGGCAAAAAACCTTATTTGATAAAGGCGTGATTTCTGCCAATGATTTCGAGGCAGCAGAATTGGCTTACAAACAGGCAAAACAGAATTACAACGCGACCAAACAAAGCTATGACATTGTCAAGACCGGAACCACTTCAGGAATGGGAACTGCTGCCAATACCATAATCCGCTCGACAGTAACGGGAATGGTGCTCGAAGTCCCGGTGAAAGTTGGAAA
This genomic stretch from Flavobacterium pallidum harbors:
- a CDS encoding DUF4403 family protein, which translates into the protein MKRIKFFNVALLLILLSGCASTKKIETMRPEPDDATPLIYDNETSFIDLPVTIKLKDIENQTNKTLTGLIYEDNNIDDDDYTVKVWKTGNITLQNVNGKIQTVLPLKASVNYRYGLGKLLTDTREINLNGVVTVSSSIKMSNWKVNSTTELKSLDWTESPTVTIAGKSLPITYLINPAIKLFRSKIEKNIDGAIDKSMDFKSNVLDALEKICTPSEMSAEYESWLRIVPVELYATDAVLQKDAVNMEMGLKCYIETLVGKKPESRFDRNKIALKPVAKMPDKITANIVAVSTFKDASKIMTKNFQGQEFGSGSKKVTVQNVNLWHKDGKMVIALDLLGSVTGTIYLAGFPQYNESTKEIFFDQLDYAIDTKSKLVRAANWLASGYILKKIQESCRYSIKPNLEEGKQNILKYMKNYSPMPGVFVNGTMSEIGFKKMQLTNKAIIAFLTIDGKVDIKVDGLK
- a CDS encoding ABC transporter ATP-binding protein, which produces MIEITDLHKSYKTGNSSLHVLKGINFNVNEGELVAIMGSSGSGKSTLLNILGILDEADSGSYILDGLPIKNLNEKIASRYRNQFLGFVFQSFNLINYKSALDNVALPLYYQGIKSRERYEIAMDYLRRVGLESHSHHLPSELSGGQKQRVAIARALASHPKVLLADEPTGALDTKTSYEVMELIQAINDEGKTILIVTHEPDIAAMCKRNVVLKDGQIIDDKMVVQQRVKAHV
- a CDS encoding ABC transporter permease, which produces MFNIERWNEIFEAIGKNKLRTFLTGISVASGIFILVILLGVGKGLQNGIEKQFERDAAGIIELWPGTTTKEYKGLNPGREIQLHSGDYDMSVQKFGKELDLKSASYSNWGVQVAYGKETGNYMYRGVYPDHKGIENVTMVQGRFINENDMVHFEKSAAIGQKLSNDLFKGKNPLGEMITINTIPYKVVGVFTDPAGEREEARVYAPITTSQKVFGIGDKISNLSFTLKKGEDYDVALAESKKFTAGLKQMLQSKYSVAPDDENAIGIHNSVEDAKKAYNITLYIRLFFWWVGICTIVAGVVGVSNIMLIIVKERTKEIGIRKALGAPPISIIGMILHESIFITTISGFVGLLMSLTLLEIVGPMVDSEFFRNPEVDFNVALTTLFLLVFAGAIAGFFPAYRAARIKPIVALRDE
- a CDS encoding ABC transporter permease, which produces MFDKDKWNEILQALSANVFRTVLTAFGVFWGIFILVILLAAGKGLENGVMKDFSGMSTNTVFLWTQNTSKPFKGLPKNRSYNFKNSDVQALRENFPNLMYISPRNQLGGYQGSNNVIRGTKTQAYTVYGDYPELAYQESKAIVKGRFINYNDINQKRKTAVIGEGVISGLYDKGEEILGSYIKINGVNFMVVGVYKSKSNNGNAEEEQKQIYVPFTAFQQAFNYGDVVGWMTITAKDGTSITDLKADIFRFLRTRHDVDPDDERAIGNFDLYEEFSKINGLFVILKFIAYFVGVLVLLSGVIGISNIMLIVVKERTKEIGIRRAIGASPGTIRSQILTESIFLTILAGMLGIAAAAGVLAIINAILDNMDSEGMMFANPSVDLGVVFSALMILVFSGLLAGFIPAQIAIKVKPVDALRAE
- a CDS encoding efflux RND transporter periplasmic adaptor subunit — translated: MKRKGVTITILILIAVVFFGALYYLYQKNSESPVVYETDKAETKTIIKNTIATGSIVPDEEVLIKPNISGIIEEIYVEAGGFVKAGDMIAKIRVVPNVNSLNSTYNQVLSAKNDLENQEKSFQRQKTLFDKGVISANDFEAAELAYKQAKQNYNATKQSYDIVKTGTTSGMGTAANTIIRSTVTGMVLEVPVKVGNQVIESNNFNEGTTIASLADVGKMIFIGKLDESEVGKVKENLPIEITVGAIENKKFDAVLNYIAPKGKTENGAIQFEIKAKLTNRDTTFIRAGLSANASIILAKAENVLAIKESLVQFDEKTKKSFVEVETGKQKFEKRNVELGVSDGIYAEIKSGIKASDKIKVLNQELKKEEGKP